A genomic region of Pseudomonas frederiksbergensis contains the following coding sequences:
- a CDS encoding imelysin family protein, protein MFRPKLLFTSLAALALGACSPQDPQAVTSAAIAKQVILPTYSRWVEADRQLAVSALAYCEGKVDLETARADFLHAQKAWAQLQPLLVGPLAEGNRSWQVQFWPDKKNLVGRQVEQLVTAQPQIDAAALAKSSVIVQGLSAYEYILFDDKTNVADAAQKARYCPLLTAIGERQKQLAEEILASWNSTDGMLAQMTKFPNQRYADSHEAIADLLRAQVTALDTLKKKLGTPMGRQTKGIPQPFQADAWRSQTSLQSMEASLAAARTVWVGVDNKGLRGLLPTEQKPLTDKIDAAYAASLKLFNSSQRSLTEMLTDDAGRQQLNDLYDSLNVVHRLHEGDLAKALGIQLGFNANDGD, encoded by the coding sequence ATGTTCCGTCCCAAGTTGTTGTTCACCAGCCTTGCCGCACTCGCCCTGGGTGCCTGCTCGCCTCAGGACCCTCAAGCCGTCACGTCGGCAGCCATCGCCAAACAAGTGATCCTGCCGACCTACAGTCGCTGGGTTGAAGCCGACCGCCAATTGGCCGTCAGTGCGCTGGCCTACTGCGAAGGCAAGGTGGACCTGGAGACTGCTCGCGCCGATTTCCTCCATGCACAAAAAGCCTGGGCACAATTACAACCGTTGCTGGTTGGCCCACTGGCCGAAGGCAATCGCTCCTGGCAAGTGCAGTTCTGGCCGGACAAGAAAAACCTGGTCGGCCGTCAGGTCGAGCAACTGGTCACCGCACAACCGCAGATCGATGCTGCCGCGCTGGCCAAATCCAGCGTCATCGTGCAGGGCCTCTCGGCCTATGAGTACATTCTGTTCGACGACAAGACCAACGTTGCCGACGCCGCGCAAAAAGCCCGTTACTGCCCACTGCTGACCGCCATCGGTGAACGTCAGAAACAGCTGGCCGAAGAGATTCTGGCAAGCTGGAACAGCACCGACGGCATGCTGGCCCAGATGACCAAATTCCCGAACCAGCGTTACGCCGATTCCCACGAAGCTATCGCCGATTTGCTGCGCGCTCAAGTGACGGCACTGGATACCCTGAAGAAAAAACTCGGCACGCCAATGGGTCGTCAGACCAAGGGCATTCCACAGCCGTTCCAGGCGGACGCATGGCGCAGTCAGACGTCGCTGCAAAGCATGGAAGCGAGCCTGGCTGCCGCCCGAACCGTCTGGGTCGGCGTCGACAACAAGGGCCTGCGTGGCCTGCTGCCGACCGAGCAAAAGCCGCTGACGGACAAGATCGATGCCGCCTACGCCGCGTCCTTGAAACTGTTCAACAGCAGCCAGCGCTCGCTGACCGAAATGCTCACTGACGATGCCGGTCGCCAGCAACTCAACGACCTCTACGACAGCCTCAACGTCGTCCATCGCCTGCACGAAGGTGATCTGGCCAAGGCGCTGGGCATCCAACTGGGCTTCAACGCCAACGACGGTGACTGA
- a CDS encoding di-heme oxidoreductase family protein, translating to MPSLPLRLSALILALGLSACDDAPRFTKAEPGEARSGGAATVRKTDQNAFSLPSANLSPTRRLDFSVGNSFFRSPWVIAPSTTTARDGLGPLFNTNGCQNCHIKDGRGHPPTADSDNAVSMLVRLSIPNAPAYTKVIEQMGVVPEPVYGGQLQDMAIPGVAPEGKVRVDYNPVPVRFTDGTEVELRKPKLLITQLGYGPMHPDTLFSARIAPPMIGLGLLEAISDADILANADAQAKDKNGIAGRPNRVWDDAQQKTVLGRFGWKAGQPNLNQQNVHAFSGDMGLTTRLRPFDDCTQAQTACLQAPNGNGPDGEPEVSDNILRLVLFYSRNLAVPARRDVNGAQVLAGKNLFYQAGCQSCHTPTFTTAANAAEPELANQVIRPYSDLLLHDMGEGLADNRSEFQASGRDWRTPPLWGIGLTQTVSGHTQFLHDGRARNLLEAVLWHGGEASAAQRQVLAFNAEQRAALLAFLNSL from the coding sequence ATGCCCTCGCTGCCTCTTCGCTTGTCTGCACTGATTCTGGCCCTGGGCCTGAGTGCCTGCGATGACGCCCCGCGTTTTACCAAGGCCGAACCCGGTGAAGCCCGCTCCGGTGGCGCGGCGACCGTCAGAAAAACCGACCAGAACGCCTTCTCCCTGCCTTCAGCCAACCTCTCGCCGACCCGTCGGCTGGACTTCAGCGTCGGCAACAGTTTCTTCCGCAGCCCTTGGGTGATCGCCCCGTCGACCACCACCGCCCGCGACGGCCTCGGCCCGCTGTTCAACACCAACGGCTGCCAGAACTGCCATATCAAGGACGGTCGCGGTCATCCACCGACTGCCGATTCCGATAACGCCGTGTCGATGCTGGTGCGCCTGTCGATCCCCAACGCCCCGGCCTACACCAAAGTCATCGAGCAAATGGGGGTGGTGCCAGAGCCGGTCTACGGCGGGCAACTTCAGGACATGGCCATACCCGGCGTCGCCCCCGAAGGCAAGGTTCGTGTCGACTACAATCCGGTCCCCGTGCGCTTTACCGACGGCACCGAAGTCGAACTGCGCAAACCCAAGCTGCTGATTACTCAACTGGGCTACGGCCCGATGCATCCCGACACGCTTTTTTCCGCACGAATCGCCCCGCCGATGATTGGCCTCGGGCTGCTCGAAGCCATCTCCGACGCGGATATTCTGGCCAACGCCGACGCGCAGGCGAAAGACAAGAACGGCATCGCCGGACGTCCGAACCGGGTCTGGGATGACGCGCAACAAAAGACCGTTTTGGGGCGTTTTGGCTGGAAAGCCGGGCAACCGAATCTCAATCAGCAAAACGTTCACGCGTTTTCCGGTGATATGGGCCTCACAACCCGCCTGCGACCGTTTGATGACTGTACCCAGGCCCAGACTGCCTGCCTGCAGGCACCCAACGGCAATGGCCCGGATGGCGAGCCGGAAGTCAGCGACAACATCTTGCGCCTAGTGCTGTTCTACAGCCGTAACCTGGCCGTCCCTGCCCGCCGTGACGTCAACGGGGCGCAGGTGCTGGCCGGTAAAAACCTGTTCTATCAGGCCGGTTGCCAGTCGTGCCACACACCGACATTCACCACCGCCGCGAATGCCGCAGAACCGGAACTGGCCAATCAAGTGATTCGCCCCTACAGCGATCTGTTGCTGCATGACATGGGCGAAGGCCTGGCCGATAACCGTAGCGAATTCCAGGCCTCAGGCCGCGACTGGCGCACACCGCCGTTGTGGGGCATTGGCCTGACGCAGACGGTCAGTGGCCACACTCAGTTTTTGCACGACGGCCGCGCCCGCAATCTGCTCGAAGCCGTGCTCTGGCACGGCGGCGAAGCAAGCGCGGCGCAGCGTCAGGTTTTAGCTTTCAATGCCGAGCAGCGCGCCGCGTTGTTGGCTTTTCTGAATTCTCTTTAA
- a CDS encoding DUF4123 domain-containing protein yields MSQAYLLLDRAQIERLPERLFELESTTFQSLYQTTAFGPLEDVGPVLVPVSPNSPLAQTFFREWSATSGIWLESEAQETVVLEHLRSLIHVRVEGDVTVLFRYYDPRITALWLTDLPPHERDRLMGPVRLIRLPALDIHQENPDQSAAQYAQAPWLFLPAEQLEHLGRAQRQRFAQRLIEHCQLYFSEYLQGLDLLALQQWASHCQHSAGRHGYSALDEVLLWARFHAALGTDFPDAPAHAAYRQILAEPGISPKQRLDNLNAELTHQQLTGQESCR; encoded by the coding sequence ATGAGTCAGGCTTACCTGCTGCTGGATCGCGCCCAGATTGAACGCCTGCCTGAACGTTTGTTTGAGCTCGAGAGCACAACGTTCCAATCGCTTTACCAGACCACCGCTTTTGGCCCGTTGGAGGACGTCGGGCCGGTTTTGGTGCCGGTTTCCCCCAATAGCCCGCTGGCCCAGACCTTTTTTCGGGAGTGGAGCGCGACGTCTGGCATCTGGCTGGAGTCAGAGGCGCAAGAAACGGTCGTGCTTGAGCATTTACGTAGCCTGATTCACGTTCGTGTCGAGGGGGATGTCACGGTTTTATTTCGTTATTACGACCCTCGCATCACCGCCTTGTGGCTGACGGATCTGCCTCCCCATGAGCGTGATCGGTTGATGGGGCCGGTGCGACTGATCCGGCTCCCGGCATTGGATATCCATCAAGAAAATCCGGATCAATCCGCTGCACAGTACGCGCAAGCGCCTTGGTTGTTCCTGCCTGCGGAGCAATTGGAGCACTTGGGCCGTGCCCAACGGCAGCGCTTCGCTCAACGGTTGATCGAACATTGCCAACTTTACTTTTCCGAATACCTGCAAGGGCTGGATCTCTTGGCACTGCAACAGTGGGCATCGCACTGCCAGCACTCTGCCGGTCGTCACGGTTACAGCGCCCTCGATGAAGTCCTGCTCTGGGCGCGTTTCCATGCTGCGCTGGGCACTGACTTTCCCGATGCACCGGCTCACGCCGCTTACCGACAGATATTGGCCGAGCCCGGCATATCGCCCAAGCAACGGCTGGACAACCTGAATGCCGAACTGACGCATCAGCAGCTCACCGGCCAGGAGTCCTGCCGATGA
- a CDS encoding type VI secretion system Vgr family protein — protein MFDSANTAHFALHIPAVRNDFKVLAFDGVEAISALYAIQVELVSENPDFDVENLLSQPAFLQFGHNGEGLHGHIEEAFVGEPGKRLTRYHLTLVPTLHYLQFRHDQRIFQNLTVPQIIAQVLKGHGIQADAFTFNVSTSPEREYCTQYGESDFEFVQRLCAEDGIAWHHQHSPDGHVLVFTDDQTFFPKLGETPYQQDSGMVAEHPVVSQFSMGFRSRTSTTTRRHYDFQRPSLLLESRFTAEFSPELEDYRYPVLIENAKRGKQLARQALERHRADYQVVKGKSDQPCLRSGHFFDLTEHPRKACNDLWLLLSVTHTGRQPQSLEEAITRDVKSEDGFTQGYRNSFSVIPWDVFYRPPMRSRNTLLVSQTARVTGPAGEEIYCDEYGRVKVEFPWCRAELDSEKSSCWLRVSTGWAGQHFGAVIIPRIGMEVVVTFLDGNPDNPFITGCVPNKVTAMPYPLPEHKTKTVLRSDSSPHTGGYNELSIEDRAGQEQIYLRAERDLEQLILNDSDSKIGNDRREQITRDSRSLIGNDRFEQVDNNSASLIKGDELHTTQGARNTLIGGNELISITGNSSTTAEGTLVIQAGPHAHITADHVVIVAGKSLTWQVGGQHIVITPGGIFSSVPIVEGGVPVSGIAPEPARSLLPEAPQALIAPSLAAQKLALTQAAQQAAPICAVCQKLAEASA, from the coding sequence ATGTTCGATTCGGCCAATACGGCGCATTTTGCGCTGCACATCCCCGCTGTTCGCAACGATTTCAAGGTGCTTGCCTTTGACGGTGTCGAGGCCATCAGCGCCTTGTACGCGATCCAGGTTGAGCTGGTCAGCGAAAATCCTGATTTCGATGTGGAGAACCTGCTCAGCCAGCCCGCATTTCTCCAGTTCGGTCATAACGGAGAAGGTCTTCATGGCCATATCGAAGAGGCGTTCGTCGGTGAGCCCGGCAAACGCCTGACCCGTTATCACCTGACCCTCGTACCGACGCTGCACTACTTGCAGTTCAGACACGATCAACGAATTTTCCAGAACCTGACGGTGCCGCAAATCATTGCTCAGGTACTCAAGGGACATGGCATCCAGGCCGATGCCTTTACCTTCAATGTCAGCACCAGCCCCGAGCGCGAATACTGCACCCAATATGGGGAAAGCGATTTCGAATTCGTCCAGCGGCTGTGCGCCGAGGACGGCATCGCGTGGCATCACCAGCATTCGCCTGACGGCCATGTGCTGGTGTTTACCGATGACCAGACCTTCTTCCCTAAACTGGGCGAAACCCCTTATCAGCAAGACTCCGGCATGGTGGCGGAGCATCCGGTCGTCAGCCAGTTTTCCATGGGCTTTCGCAGCCGCACCAGCACGACCACGCGCCGGCACTACGACTTCCAGCGCCCGAGTCTGTTGCTGGAAAGCCGCTTCACGGCCGAGTTCAGCCCTGAGCTTGAAGACTATCGCTACCCCGTATTAATCGAGAACGCCAAACGCGGCAAACAACTCGCTCGCCAGGCCTTGGAGCGGCACCGCGCGGATTACCAGGTGGTCAAGGGCAAGAGCGATCAACCGTGCTTGCGCAGTGGTCACTTTTTTGACCTGACCGAGCATCCGCGTAAAGCCTGCAACGATTTGTGGCTGTTGCTCAGTGTGACGCATACCGGAAGGCAGCCTCAGTCGCTGGAAGAGGCAATCACCCGCGACGTCAAATCCGAAGACGGCTTTACCCAAGGTTATCGCAACAGCTTCAGCGTCATTCCCTGGGACGTGTTTTACCGGCCGCCGATGCGTTCACGAAACACGCTGTTGGTGAGTCAGACCGCCCGCGTCACAGGCCCTGCCGGCGAAGAGATCTATTGCGATGAGTATGGTCGCGTCAAAGTCGAATTTCCTTGGTGCAGGGCCGAACTCGACAGCGAGAAAAGCAGTTGCTGGCTGCGGGTTTCAACCGGCTGGGCGGGTCAGCATTTCGGCGCGGTGATCATCCCGCGCATCGGCATGGAGGTCGTTGTCACCTTTCTGGATGGCAATCCCGATAATCCGTTCATTACCGGGTGCGTGCCGAACAAGGTCACTGCGATGCCCTACCCGTTGCCCGAGCACAAAACCAAAACCGTATTGCGCAGCGACAGCTCCCCGCACACCGGTGGTTACAACGAACTGTCGATTGAAGACCGCGCCGGGCAAGAGCAAATCTACCTGCGCGCCGAACGCGACCTCGAACAACTGATCCTCAATGACAGCGACTCTAAAATTGGCAACGACCGCCGCGAACAGATCACCCGTGACAGCCGCAGCCTGATCGGTAACGACCGCTTTGAACAGGTGGACAACAATAGCGCCAGCCTGATCAAGGGCGACGAGTTGCACACCACTCAAGGCGCACGCAATACGCTGATCGGCGGCAACGAACTGATCTCCATCACCGGCAATAGCAGCACGACGGCAGAGGGCACGCTGGTGATTCAGGCCGGGCCTCACGCCCATATCACCGCCGACCATGTGGTGATTGTTGCGGGGAAGAGCTTGACGTGGCAGGTCGGTGGTCAGCACATCGTCATCACCCCGGGGGGGATTTTCAGCAGCGTGCCCATTGTTGAAGGTGGCGTGCCGGTGTCCGGGATAGCTCCAGAGCCTGCTCGCTCATTGCTCCCCGAGGCGCCCCAGGCGCTGATTGCGCCATCACTGGCCGCGCAAAAACTGGCGTTGACTCAGGCTGCGCAGCAGGCCGCGCCGATCTGTGCCGTGTGTCAAAAACTGGCGGAGGCATCGGCATGA
- a CDS encoding putative bifunctional diguanylate cyclase/phosphodiesterase — MKLELKNSLSVKLLRVVLLSALIVGVVLSCAQIVFDAYKTRQAVANDAQRILDMFRDPSTQAVYSLDREMGMQVIEGLFQDDAVRMASIGHPNETMLAEKSRDLQHSDSRWLTDLILGQERTFTTQLVGRGPYSEYYGDLSITLDTATYGQGFIVSSVIIFISGVLRAMAMGLVLYLVYHWLLTKPLSRIIEHLTNVNPDRPSEHKIPQLKGHEKNELGIWINTANQLLESIERNTHLRHEAENSLLRMAQYDFLTGLPNRQQLQQQLDKILVDAGRLQRRVAVLCVGLDDFKGINEQFSYQTGDQLLLALADRLRAHSGRLGALARLGGDQFALVQADIEQPYEAAELAQSILDDLEAAFALDHQEIRLRATIGITLFPEDGDSTEKLLQKAEQTMTLAKTRSRNRYQFYIASVDSEMRRRRELEKDLRDALARDQFYLVYQPQISYRDHRVVGVEALIRWQHPEHGLVPPDLFIPLAEQNGTIIAIGEWVLDQACRQLREWHDQGFSDLRMAVNLSTVQLHHAELPRVVNNLLQMYRLPPRSLELEVTETGLMEDISTAAQHLLSLRRSGALIAIDDFGTGYSSLSYLKSLPLDKIKIDKSFVQDLLDDDDDATIVRAIIQLGKSLGMQVIAEGVETVEQEAYIISEGCHEGQGYLYSKPLPARELSAYLKQAQRSNALIL, encoded by the coding sequence TTGAAGCTGGAACTCAAAAACAGCTTGTCGGTGAAGTTGCTCCGGGTCGTGCTCCTGTCGGCATTGATCGTCGGCGTGGTTTTGAGCTGTGCGCAGATTGTTTTCGATGCTTATAAAACACGCCAGGCCGTGGCCAATGATGCCCAGCGCATCCTCGACATGTTCCGCGACCCCTCGACCCAAGCGGTGTACAGCCTCGATCGGGAAATGGGTATGCAGGTTATCGAAGGCCTGTTTCAGGACGACGCCGTGCGCATGGCCTCCATCGGCCACCCCAATGAAACCATGCTTGCGGAAAAATCCCGTGACTTGCAGCATTCTGACAGCCGTTGGCTGACCGACCTTATTCTGGGCCAGGAACGCACGTTCACCACGCAACTGGTGGGGCGCGGCCCCTATAGCGAATATTACGGCGACCTCAGCATTACCCTCGACACCGCCACCTACGGTCAGGGCTTTATTGTCAGCTCGGTGATCATCTTCATCTCCGGCGTATTGCGGGCCATGGCCATGGGCCTGGTGCTGTACCTGGTCTATCACTGGCTGCTGACCAAACCGCTGTCGCGGATCATCGAACACCTGACCAACGTCAATCCCGACCGTCCCAGCGAACACAAGATTCCGCAGCTCAAGGGTCACGAAAAGAACGAACTGGGAATCTGGATCAACACCGCCAACCAGTTGCTTGAGTCCATCGAACGCAATACCCACCTGCGCCACGAAGCCGAAAACAGTTTGTTGCGCATGGCGCAATACGATTTCCTCACCGGCCTGCCAAACCGTCAGCAATTGCAGCAGCAACTGGACAAGATTCTGGTAGACGCCGGTCGCCTGCAACGCCGGGTCGCGGTGCTGTGTGTGGGCCTGGACGATTTCAAAGGCATCAACGAGCAATTCAGCTACCAGACCGGCGACCAATTGCTGTTGGCCCTGGCCGACCGTCTGCGTGCCCACAGTGGTCGTCTCGGCGCACTTGCCCGTCTGGGGGGCGATCAGTTCGCACTGGTTCAGGCCGACATCGAGCAACCCTACGAAGCCGCCGAGCTGGCGCAAAGCATCCTCGATGACCTGGAAGCGGCGTTTGCCCTCGATCATCAGGAGATCCGCCTGCGCGCAACCATCGGCATCACCCTGTTCCCGGAAGATGGCGACAGCACCGAAAAGCTGTTGCAGAAAGCCGAACAGACCATGACCCTGGCCAAGACCCGTTCGCGCAACCGCTATCAGTTCTATATCGCCAGCGTCGACAGCGAAATGCGCCGCCGCCGCGAACTGGAAAAAGACCTGCGCGACGCCCTCGCCCGCGATCAGTTCTATCTGGTCTATCAGCCGCAGATCAGCTACCGCGATCACCGGGTGGTCGGGGTCGAGGCGCTGATTCGCTGGCAACACCCGGAGCACGGGCTGGTGCCGCCGGACCTGTTCATTCCGCTGGCCGAGCAGAACGGCACGATCATCGCCATCGGCGAATGGGTGCTGGATCAGGCCTGCCGACAACTGCGCGAATGGCACGACCAAGGGTTCAGCGACCTGCGCATGGCGGTCAACCTGTCGACCGTGCAACTGCACCACGCCGAGCTGCCGCGAGTCGTCAACAACCTGCTGCAAATGTATCGCCTGCCACCGCGCAGCCTCGAGCTGGAAGTCACCGAGACCGGCCTGATGGAAGACATCAGCACCGCCGCGCAGCACTTGCTCAGCCTGCGCCGTTCGGGGGCATTGATCGCCATCGACGACTTCGGGACCGGATACTCATCGCTGAGTTATCTGAAAAGCCTGCCGCTGGACAAGATCAAGATCGACAAGAGCTTCGTTCAGGACCTGCTCGATGACGACGACGATGCAACCATCGTTCGCGCGATCATCCAGCTGGGCAAAAGCCTTGGCATGCAGGTCATCGCCGAGGGCGTGGAAACGGTCGAACAAGAGGCTTACATCATCTCCGAAGGCTGTCACGAAGGTCAGGGCTATCTCTACAGCAAACCGCTGCCTGCGCGGGAGCTGAGCGCTTACCTGAAACAGGCCCAACGCAGTAATGCGTTGATCCTCTGA
- a CDS encoding imelysin family protein: MIRMPLATASLLAIAISLAGCGEGKDKAAAPQAPTPATSTAAPAATGKVDEVAGKAVVAHYADMVFAVFSDAESTAKTLQTAIDAFLAKPNAETLKAARAAWVAARVPYLQSEVFRFGNTIIDDWEGQVNSWPLDEGLIDYVDKSYEHALGNPGANANIIANPIIQIGEDKIDVTDITPEKLASLNELGGSEANVATGYHAIEFLLWGQDLNGTGPGAGNRPASDYLEGAGATGGHNDRRRAYLKAVTQLLVSDLEEMVDNWKPDVADNYRAELEEETAESGLRKMLFGMGSLSLGELAGERMKVSLEANSPEDEQDCFSDNTHNSHFYDAKGIRNVYLGEYTRADGSKMTGASLSSLVAKADPAADAALKADLAATEARIQVMVDHANKGEHYDQLIAAGNTEGNQIVRDAIAALVKQTTSIEQAAGKLGISDLNPDNADHEF, translated from the coding sequence ATGATTCGTATGCCTCTGGCTACCGCCAGTTTGCTGGCCATCGCTATTTCCCTCGCCGGTTGCGGCGAAGGCAAAGACAAGGCTGCTGCTCCTCAAGCGCCTACGCCGGCCACCAGCACCGCAGCACCTGCGGCCACGGGCAAAGTCGATGAAGTCGCTGGCAAAGCCGTTGTCGCGCACTACGCCGACATGGTTTTTGCGGTCTTCAGCGACGCCGAATCCACTGCAAAAACCCTGCAAACAGCCATCGATGCCTTCCTCGCCAAGCCAAATGCCGAGACCCTGAAAGCCGCTCGCGCAGCCTGGGTTGCGGCACGCGTGCCTTACCTGCAGAGTGAAGTGTTTCGCTTTGGCAACACCATCATCGACGATTGGGAAGGTCAGGTTAATTCCTGGCCGCTCGACGAAGGCCTGATCGACTACGTCGACAAGAGCTACGAGCACGCACTGGGCAACCCGGGCGCCAACGCCAACATCATCGCCAACCCGATCATCCAGATTGGCGAAGACAAGATCGACGTGACAGACATCACTCCGGAAAAACTCGCCAGCCTGAACGAGCTCGGCGGTTCCGAAGCGAACGTTGCAACGGGCTATCACGCTATCGAATTCCTGCTCTGGGGCCAGGACCTGAACGGCACCGGCCCTGGCGCTGGCAACCGTCCTGCTTCGGACTACCTGGAAGGCGCCGGCGCTACCGGTGGCCACAACGATCGTCGTCGCGCGTACCTGAAAGCCGTGACCCAGTTGCTGGTCAGCGACCTGGAAGAAATGGTCGATAACTGGAAGCCGGACGTGGCCGACAACTACCGCGCCGAGCTGGAAGAAGAAACGGCTGAAAGCGGTCTGCGCAAAATGCTCTTCGGCATGGGCAGTCTCTCCCTCGGCGAACTGGCGGGCGAGCGCATGAAAGTCTCTCTGGAAGCCAACTCTCCGGAAGACGAACAGGACTGCTTCAGCGACAACACCCACAACTCGCACTTCTACGATGCCAAAGGCATTCGTAATGTGTACCTGGGCGAATACACCCGCGCAGACGGCAGCAAAATGACCGGCGCCAGCCTGTCGTCACTGGTGGCCAAAGCCGACCCGGCGGCCGACGCTGCGCTCAAGGCTGACCTGGCCGCTACCGAAGCCAGGATCCAGGTCATGGTTGATCACGCCAACAAGGGTGAGCACTACGACCAACTGATCGCTGCCGGCAACACCGAGGGTAACCAGATCGTCCGTGACGCCATTGCGGCACTGGTCAAGCAGACCACCTCGATCGAACAGGCTGCCGGCAAACTGGGCATCAGCGACCTGAACCCGGACAACGCTGATCACGAATTCTGA